The following coding sequences lie in one Chryseobacterium arthrosphaerae genomic window:
- a CDS encoding helicase HerA-like domain-containing protein: protein MADKAQFIEELNARYTPKGEHIILGKGMLDGEVVPEVNVTIPLKTINRHGLIAGATGTGKTKTLQVFAEQLSHAGIPSLVLDIKGDFSGIAEPGNMNAIIEERYAKTQLPYTPQGFPVELMTISGGKGVKLRATVTEFGPVLLSKILELNDTQQSIMSIVFKYCDDKGLPLIDLKDLKKVLQYVTDNAQGKAELAANYGSIAPASLGAILRSIVALEQQGAADFFGELSFDVQDLLETRDGKGVVNILRVAEIQNKPQLFSTFMLSLFAEIYMTFPEEGDSGKPKLVLFIDEAHLIFDEASKALLSQIETMVKLIRSKGVGIYFITQIPGDVPENVLSQLGLKIQHALRGFTAKDKKEISKAVENYPTTEYYNASSLIQSLGIGEAFVTALDEKGIPTPLVHTYLISPESRMDVLNEAEITELTAKSPMVAKYEQAIDGESAYEMLTSRMEQAAQNPAPNQRSKPVKEEPGMFEQVLQSKAGRTFTSTLMREGAKAILGMLGLGGRRR, encoded by the coding sequence ATGGCAGACAAAGCACAATTTATTGAAGAATTAAATGCGAGATACACTCCAAAAGGAGAACATATTATATTAGGAAAAGGAATGCTGGATGGCGAAGTGGTTCCTGAGGTGAATGTAACGATTCCCCTGAAAACTATAAACCGTCACGGTCTTATTGCCGGAGCTACCGGAACAGGTAAAACCAAAACACTGCAGGTATTTGCAGAGCAGCTTTCCCATGCGGGAATTCCCTCGCTTGTTCTGGATATTAAAGGAGATTTCTCCGGAATTGCAGAACCCGGAAATATGAACGCAATCATTGAAGAACGATATGCAAAAACACAGCTTCCTTATACCCCACAAGGATTTCCGGTAGAATTGATGACGATTTCCGGAGGAAAAGGAGTGAAATTGAGGGCTACTGTTACGGAATTTGGGCCGGTTTTACTGAGTAAAATCCTGGAACTGAATGATACCCAGCAAAGCATAATGTCCATTGTCTTTAAATATTGTGATGATAAAGGACTTCCGCTGATCGATCTGAAAGATCTGAAAAAAGTTTTACAATATGTAACGGATAATGCTCAGGGAAAAGCAGAGCTTGCGGCCAACTACGGATCTATTGCTCCGGCTTCCTTAGGAGCAATTTTACGGTCTATTGTTGCTTTGGAACAGCAGGGAGCGGCAGATTTCTTCGGAGAGCTGAGCTTTGATGTACAGGATCTGCTCGAAACAAGAGACGGAAAAGGGGTGGTCAATATTTTAAGAGTGGCAGAAATTCAGAATAAGCCACAATTGTTTTCAACATTCATGCTGTCGCTTTTTGCCGAAATTTATATGACCTTCCCGGAAGAAGGAGACAGCGGGAAACCCAAACTTGTACTGTTTATTGACGAGGCCCACCTTATTTTTGATGAAGCTTCAAAAGCCCTTCTTTCACAGATCGAAACCATGGTAAAACTGATCCGTTCCAAAGGAGTCGGAATCTATTTTATCACACAGATTCCGGGAGATGTTCCTGAAAATGTATTATCACAGTTAGGATTGAAAATACAGCATGCCTTAAGAGGCTTTACAGCTAAAGATAAAAAAGAAATTTCCAAAGCAGTTGAAAACTATCCTACAACAGAATATTACAATGCTTCAAGTCTGATCCAGAGTCTCGGAATCGGAGAAGCATTTGTGACTGCCCTGGATGAAAAAGGGATTCCTACACCATTGGTACATACCTATCTGATTTCTCCGGAATCTAGAATGGATGTTCTGAATGAAGCGGAAATTACAGAACTTACAGCAAAATCTCCTATGGTAGCGAAATATGAGCAGGCTATTGACGGTGAATCTGCTTACGAAATGCTGACCAGCAGAATGGAACAGGCAGCCCAGAACCCTGCTCCCAATCAAAGGTCAAAACCGGTAAAAGAAGAGCCGGGAATGTTTGAGCAGGTTTTACAGAGCAAGGCGGGAAGAACTTTTACCAGTACATTAATGAGAGAAGGGGCAAAGGCTATTCTCGGAATGTTAGGTTTAGGAGGCCGAAGAAGATAA